atttcaaggATAAACATGTACTGCAATGATGAGTTGCCTTTTTAACACTAAcctcaagtgtaaaaagaagttaagCTTAAGTTATTAATTGTCAAATATGGACTTGCGACATACAGGCTGTTAACCTTTGCTGTAGATGCAGCAGTTACCTATATTCATATGTTTTTCCtttgataaataaaatgtgcttaTTTTGGGGTCATTCCCATCACTtgtattttcagttttgtaatgtagcatttttcataaatatataaatatgccgacataaaaacaaaggaatcaTAACTGTATAACACAACTCACTTAATGGGCCCATCATATTTTCTATTTGTAAATTTTTACTTTGCCACATTTGTActgtagttttatttatttgtacttgtCACACTTGTAGGCCTGCCTTTGCAAGCTTATTAAACAAGACCTCCTCGAGCATAAGCCCTATTTAGTGAGGACACTGGCTGATTATCTCGGGCCCCCAACTACCTGTGAGCTCTTTTAAATGCCAGCATACCTGTGTTGCCAATGGCACCGTCGCACCATAAGGCACTGATGGTGGATTGTATAAGCAAGTTTCCAAAAGCACCTTAGAAAAGTTCATACTAATAATCTGTTTGTGCAATAATAAATGAGAACAACACAACCAGATGCATGGGGGAGGAGCTGGTGGAAGAGTTTTCGTATTCATATTGGTGGTGTTAATACCTGTCCAAATCCGTTGAGATGCCTCTCCTGAGTTGGGGATGGACATTTATCGGTATAGAATTATAATGTATGTACCTCCAGTCAATAGTTGCAGTAAAATTAATGACCACCAGATGACAGAAATGTCCATATTTTAGTGCCTTCGTTTTCCTGCCTTTGGTCTCAGATTTTTCCTCTACTTCTTGTGAAAACTTAATGATGCATATAGTTACAGTATTTCCAAAAAATGATTATCTCATAGCAAAAAAATTGCTCATCTAATCTAAGTGTTAGTCTTTCACCAACAGTTGATACGAGGTGTGTTGGAAACGTATCAGAACCGCTGTCACAAAAGATcgatttcaaacccaaactacaaACTTTGACCTTTCCTCTTGGTTGTTATCCAGACGCTCAGCCGGCACGTGACGTCCACAAAGACTTTGCTTTGTTCAGTGTGCAAGAAGAGGCAAGACTTGTGGCAGGTTCAGCGTTccctgagcatctgacagttcctggaCAAAAAGAACATCCCTGTGCAGAAGCAAAATATTGAACatcattatttattgttttacttttaaatgccactggggcctccactccctcacaagggttgcgtcaggaagggcatccagcgtaaaaattgtggcaaacatatatgtgcgttcatctgagatgacacggtgtggcgaccccgaaagggacaagccgaaagaaacgtttTACTTTTAAATGACAGATCTGTCATTAATGCATGTCATAAATCACGTTTGATATGTCTGTATAATATACACTATTACATTACATGAGGTACAAGACTTTCTTTTGAATATTAGCAGTTGTCCAGTGATTTTGTGCCCATGAGCCATTTTAAGACACACAAAACAGGATTAGAGCCCAGTGGAGAAAATAGATCGTCTGACCAGATTGGCTTGTGTGTCGTCTGTCTGAACTAAGGGTTCTTTATGTGGCTAGCTTTAATCGGGTAAAAGAGGCACCCACATGAGCAGACAGTCAGAAGACATTTTTGGAAGGTTCTACTGTCATGCTGTGACATTATGACAGCAGTAATCTCAGGTGACCGAGGTTAATCCGGGAAGTtcattagtttgtttgtttcgaTCGGCTAAGTACAAACACGTGAGGGCCATTGTAAGAAGATCGTTAAGGagagggaaacaaaaacaataacatttttctaAAGATTTATGTAAACCTAAAATAAAGTATTATTGACATAGAATTGCAAAAaacatatatacagtgaagaaaacaagtatttgaacatcctgctgtattgcaagttctccaacttagaaatcatggaggggtcggaggttttcatcataggtgcactgtgagagagctcatctaaaaagaaaaatccagaaatcacaatgtataattttttaaatgatttatttgtgtgatacatctgcaaataagtatttgaacacctgtctatcagctagaattctgacccgaaagacctgttagtccgtctttaaaagtccacctccactctatgtattgtcctgaatcagatgcacctgtgttaggtcgttagctgcataaaaacacctgtccaccccatacaatcagtaagactcaaacttgtaacatggccaagaccaaagagctgtccaaagacaccagagacaaaattgtacaactctacacgattggaaagggctatggagaaattggcaagcagcttggtgaaaaaaggtccactgttggagcaatcattggaaaatggaagaagctatacatgacggtcaatctcaatcagagtggagcctaatgcaagacatcaccttgtggggtctcagtgatccttagaaaggtgaggaataaacgcaggactacacgacaggacttggtcaatgacctgaaaagagctgggaccaccgtttccaaggtgactgttggtaagacattaagacgtcatggtttgaaatcatgcatggcacggaaggttctcccctgcttaaaccagcacatgtcaaggtccgttaagtttgccaatgaccatttggatgatacagaggagtcatgggagaaagttttgtggtcagatcagaccaaaattgaacgttttggtcataattccactaaccgtgtttggaggaagaggaatgatgacTTTCATcccagaacaccatccctactgtgaagaatgggggtggtggcgtcatgttttgggggtgtctttctgcacatgggacaggatgactgcattgtattaaagaaaggatgaccgcggccatgaattttggggaacaacctctttccctcagtcagggcattgaagatgggtcctggctgggtctttcaagatgacaatgacccaaagcacacagccagaaaaaccaaggagtggctccgtacgaagaatatcaaggttctggcgtggcctagctagtctccagacttaaacccaatagaaaatctttcgaGCAagatgaaactccgtgtttcccaGCGAGAGCTCAGAAACCtgaagaagatctgtgtggaggagtgggccaaaatccctcctgcattgtgtgcaaacctggtgaacaacactggttttctcaggtgttgaaatacttatttgcagctgtatcacacaaataacgagttaaaaaaaaaatcatacattgtgatttctggaattttctttttagattatctgtctcacagtggacatgcacccacgatgaaaatttcagacccctccatgagttctaagtgggagaatttgcaatatagcagggtgttttcaaatacttattttcttcactgtatatatcacATGCAATATACAGTAGCTACACAGAACAatataacaaaacaaacaccaatGATCAtgtgtcttctttttaggaagaGGAACAGTCTGAAAAGTGTGAATTATGcttattgtattttgttattgtttttgccCCATTTGAACAGATAGAAATTTGCTTGCCATGATATCTGCTCGCCAGAAGATGAAATCCATTATCGACTAGGCCAGTAAGCTGGAGCACAAGGGACTCCTTGTGCCTCACCTGTTCTTTCTGTGAGTGAACCCAAATAATTTACACATCATGTTACATACATTACACTGCATCTGattcttctcatttttttggagacaaatATTTCTGTACAGATTTTgccagacaaagaaaaaaagagacacGAATCTTGCGGATGGATCATGAAATTGCCCTTCTGTTTGACAAGACTCTTATGCCCCAAAATGTTTGGAAACGTGCATTTGTGAGCTCAATAACTGATTCATCTCGAGATGCAGTAGCGCTGTAGAAAATGTACTCTTACCAAAGTCTTTATTTTGAGCAACACAAACAACAGCAACGGTGCTGATGTTCACACTAACATTGTGGTTCCCACAAAGTTCCACTTTGTGAtctgtttttgaatgtttatgttTTCAGACTCCGAAATGAAGCTGTTGTGTCAACGGTTGAGCAAAACAAAAGCTTCCTTTCGAAGTTGTAAGCATTGGCTTATGTGTTTAGGACCCCTGACTCGACACTCAAGAGGTCAACATGAGCGCAATGGCAAAATGAGGTTGGACTTGAAAGCctttgtgtgtggagtttgtgtgggGTCCCTCCGATTACTCCTTCCTGGCTTCAACAGTCCAAAAAGACACGTGTGATCGCAGCTACAGTCAGTTACATAAAAGTCAAACTGTTTTTTATGGTAAATCTTTGTCAGGTTTGTACACAAAAGCCAGCTTATGGTGAGCATTTCTTGCCAACAAGATTACCTCTAGATTTAAGCACCTTATTTAGTTCCTGGCAATGAAAGTCAGTCGTAAGCTGGTCTGCGTTTGGCTGTATATAAAGGCGGCAGCGGCAGACAACGGACCCAATCTGATGTTTGGCCATATACACGGACAATTTGCTCATACTTTGAACTAAAAGGTAAGacagagacttttttttacatacaaagTGTTACCATCAAAGGTAGTAGTTAACCTGTAATGTTTCAGGGGGCAAACAGAATGCAGGAAGAACTTAAAAATACTTTGATATCCAGGGTTTGATTGACTAAAACAAATGTCTCTTCCCAAAATGGGATTGTTGTAACTTTGCGTTTGTTATCCCAGAATGGCATCCACCAAGCTGACCCTCCTCCTGGTCGTGGTGTCCTGCATCGAGAACTGCCTGTCCACCTCGTGCGTGGTCGACAGCTTCACCGTCAAACAGGACTTCGACCCAAAGAGGGTGAGTACATCTTAAGGCGGTCGTCACTGACATTAAAAATCAATCCAAAGCAAGTCTGACACCTTTGACTGATTGATCTGCATTCAGTACTCCGGGAAGTGGTACGCTCTGCAGAAGAAAGATCCGGAGGGCCTGTTCCTGCAGGACAACATCTCTGCGGAGTACACCATTGACGATGACGGCAGCATGACGGCTTCCTCCAAAGGACGCGTCACTCTTTTTGGGTTAGTTAAAGGCATCCAAGTTCTCAGAATTATCCTAGGTCAAGCAACACCAGTAGGTCCTTTGTCCTCCTTTAGAATATTTGAACATCACTTTCGTAAAAAACTGCTGGAACAAGAATTGAATTACTTCAGGATTACAGTTACCAGGACCAGGTCCTGGCAAAAAGTCTACAGTTTGCTATGTGAATTAGTCCATTGTGACCACTAACATGTGGCTCATGGGAGAAGGTCTTCGTCAGAATTATTTCACAGATTTTACTAGATTGTAAAGGATTAAGAAAGCATGGTCAAGTCGTTTTCAACAATGGAATTCTccacattttccacattgtaGCTTCTGGGTTGTATGCGCCGACATGGCCGCCCAGTACAGCGTCCCCGACCCCGCCACCCCCGGTAAGATGTTCATGAACTACCAGGGACTGGCCAGTTACCTGTCGAGTGGAGGTGAGTGTCAACAAACATCCCCTTTTACTTCTCCATGCTCTTTCCTAATAGTTTGAAAATCCCAACCCGTTTTAGGCGACAACTACTGGGTGATCGACACCGACTATGACAACTACGCCATCACCTATGCCTGCCGCACCGTCAAGGAGGACGGCAGCTGCGAGGATGGCTATGCCCTGGTGTTCTCCAGGAACCCCCGTGGCCTGCCCCCCGCCATCCAGCGTATTGTGCGCCAGAAGCAGGAGGACATCTGCATGGTTGGACAGTTCCAGCCCGTGCTGCAGTCCGGAGCTTGCTAAGGAAGAGGGAAAATGACAGCAGGGAAGCGAGTGGTGCCACCTGGCCGCAGTTGTTGTGGCTTGAAAGCGAGGGAGGAACTCAATGTTTGCACGGACTGATGTAATAAAAGCATAGAAGCGTGACCATCTTACGTACCCCCGTACCTGAAGTTCCCAAGTTTATCAAGTTGCTCCCTTCTGTGGTCTTTGAATGAAtgtaatattaaataaaatgttgttttttttctaaaaccaCATCTCTGTTTCTGTTTTGTGAATGCATGAAAagctgaactgtgaggcttgAAAACATACTGAGCTGCTGATCCCTCCTGATCCTCCGTAAGAACCTGCAGACAAACCCCGCGAGTGAGGGACTTACTAGTGGTCTGATGTTTTCACACTTTAGTCCTATTATGTTAATTCTACTGTAGGCCAGAGGGCAAGGATCATGGTGGTGCTTTTGGATACATACAGAAGTGGAAGGAAGTGGATTTGGTACCTGGGGCCTTACCTGTCTTAATCAACcatttgaaacaaacaaaaaaacaacaaaaaatcgagacttcaaaatcatgaaaaattaaGCCCTACCGTGAAACTGAAACCCCCCCTGTCATGTACAAGTCTGGACTACGGCCAAGAAGGGTGTGGCCTGGCCACCACTCTGAACGGTTTCATTTATGACACCTGTGGCCGGTCACAGCTGCTTTACATAAGggactgtgattagaccatttATTTacgttggagttttgtcactggtatttgccagttcgttgaatATGCTAAGATTATGCCGCCACTGCGCCATAATAGttcagtcacgcttttggtttcgctctttagttgactcataatTATCAGatgttgtttcttgtgttttgtatCCTGCCTTCTTGAACtatgttgtcgtgcacaacttttgttcataataaaacccactgaacatcatctcctcatcttggagtcctggatttgggtccacCCGTGCACCATTGGTTCATGACACCCCTGCTTAATCAAACCCACGCCAAAACCTGAAAGAATGCATAGCAAGGATCTTGGAAAAATGGCCAAATGGCTTGCCATAACACTGCTTTCTCCAACCACGTCATTGATTACCTGATGGATACTATGCCGTCGTGTCAAAGCGCGCACAGCTATGTGAAAACCGCTTTGGCTGGATTCAGCCTAAATCAAGCATGCGAGATCTCATGTTATGGCTCCGATGCTGAAGTTTTGCAGGCTCTATGTTTGAAAGAACTTAATGCGATTGACAGAAGAGGGTGGGGGCTATATGTAAAAGGGGCTTTTGTGAGTCACTTTTTGGCGAGACATTGTGTAGTAGGCATCACGCCAGAGTTGTTATACTTTAACTTAGCACTGATGGGATCGGCTTTACAGTAACTGAATGTTGTCAGTCCAAAATACAAGTGCATATAGTATTGTGATGGCACTTGGCTTGTATTGTGTAATTGTTTTTCTCAtgattatatatacatattttcgACATTGTGCGAATTCTGGGCGGGGATGTGATCTGCTTCATGCTCAAAATGCAGaggaatttttgttttgaaacatcACCAGATCACTTAATCCATGTAATCTCTGACGTTACACCCTCTTTTGTCTCCAATTCCAGACTTCCGTCTgcaagaaaaccaaaacaagaTGAGAAAACCAAGTTCAGTAATGTCCCTGTGACTGACGCTATGACCTCACGACAACAAAAAACTGAGCCATAATCTCAAACCATGTTCATACAAGATCCGATCTAGCTTGCATTGACATTCGGCAGTACTTTCAATTCAACATGGAAAAATCTCATAACATACATGAAAGAATTATGCTACGCACTAGCCACATCGTCAAGAGTAAATCAACATTTATTAAGCAAAAATGAACACAGGATGATTCAACACTTGTCATAGGTGCACTACGGTAAACTTTGATGCTCTAAAATATAAAAA
This DNA window, taken from Syngnathoides biaculeatus isolate LvHL_M chromosome 17, ASM1980259v1, whole genome shotgun sequence, encodes the following:
- the rbp4l gene encoding retinol binding protein 4, like, coding for MASTKLTLLLVVVSCIENCLSTSCVVDSFTVKQDFDPKRYSGKWYALQKKDPEGLFLQDNISAEYTIDDDGSMTASSKGRVTLFGFWVVCADMAAQYSVPDPATPGKMFMNYQGLASYLSSGGDNYWVIDTDYDNYAITYACRTVKEDGSCEDGYALVFSRNPRGLPPAIQRIVRQKQEDICMVGQFQPVLQSGAC